From one Lolium rigidum isolate FL_2022 chromosome 4, APGP_CSIRO_Lrig_0.1, whole genome shotgun sequence genomic stretch:
- the LOC124646634 gene encoding uncharacterized protein LOC124646634: MTYNAIPVGGSMVAFVDIWTGILFCDVLDGESPKVHYLPLPSTSISKESAPRVLCVSTPRDVLIQKVSGSSHLCIRFVEVVCSPIFESWRVTSWSTTTTMTTPWCHLDGWRKYQDVCDLDLSVADGVCYDGLLPETSEWDSDDEEDGQRTLGSLYLDMPRMSLHQDNVVCFMAKRYMKKLGTWIIAVDMENKILQGVYQCVRLTKEISYSTVSFHVDMAAAPVVKGDLKRLGARLESYPQKKFCHEQMVSSPNSEQVNSIMSTQDGDEMDLDQE, encoded by the exons ATGACGTACAATGCGATCCCTGTCGGTGGCTCCATGGTCGCCTTTGTCGACATCTGGACTGGTATCCTCTTCTGCGACGTGCTCGACGGGGAGAGCCCAAAAGTCCACTacctcccgctgccatcaacaagTATCTCTAAGGAATCAGCGCCCCGCGTGTTGTGTGTATCAACACCTCGCGATGTGCTCATCCAAAAAGTATCTGGCTCCAGCCACCTCTGCATCAGGTTCGTCGAGGTGGTGTGCAGCCCAATCTTTGAGAGCTGGCGTGTTACCTCatggagcaccaccaccaccatgacaaccccTTGGTGCCACCTCGATGGTTGGCGCAAGTACCAGGATGTCTGTGACCTGGACCTCTCGGTGGCCGACGGTGTATGCTATGATGGACTGCTGCCCGAGACGTCGGAgtgggacagcgacgacgaggaagatggcCAGCGCACTCTTGGTTCCCTTTACCTAGACATGCCCAGGATGAGCTTGCACCAAGACAATGTCGTCTGCTTCATGGCCAAGCGCTACATGAAGAAGTTGGGGACTTGGATCATCGCTGTTGACATGGAAAACAAGATACTTCAAGGAGTCTATCAATGCGTGAGATTAACCAAAGAAATATCCTACAGCACCGTCTCATTCCATGTTGATATGGCCGCTGCTCCAG TTGTAAAGGGAGACCTGAAGCGGCTGGGAGCGCGTCTAGAGTCATATCCGCAGAAGAAGTTTTGCCATGAGCAGATGGTGTCATCCCCCAATAGTGAGCAAGTAAATAGCATCATGTCAACTCAAGATGGCGACGAAATGGACTTGGATCAAGAGTGA